Below is a window of Candidatus Binataceae bacterium DNA.
ATTATGCAGAGGCATTCGAACAGCATCACCAGGTCGAAGGACTCGTCTGCAAATTGGAGATCGGCGGCATTGCCGCAGATCAGTGTGACTCCAGCGGGCGTGAGATGGCGAGCTTCTGCGATGCGTTCCTCGATTGCATCGATTCCAAAGATAAGTTCCGGTCGGGCACCCCAATGGATGAACTGGCGGATCCATCCGCCCTCTCCACAACCGATGTCCAGAAGCCGAAGCCCGTGGAGCGAGCCCCGGAGATGGCGGGACACCTCCATCAGCACCGCCCTTTCGATTTCCTGAAACTGCATCATGGCGGATTCTCAAGACGTTGACTTCGTCGGAGAAATCACCCAGGTGGATTGCGCCGGGCAGACTCTTACCATGTTGTCTGCGAACCGAGCGCCCGGGAATAAAGCGCAGTTCAGTGAAGAACAGAATCATCAGGATCCAGAGTTAAGG
It encodes the following:
- a CDS encoding class I SAM-dependent methyltransferase, yielding MMQFQEIERAVLMEVSRHLRGSLHGLRLLDIGCGEGGWIRQFIHWGARPELIFGIDAIEERIAEARHLTPAGVTLICGNAADLQFADESFDLVMLFECLCI